Genomic DNA from Deltaproteobacteria bacterium:
TGTATGTCAAGAAAAAAATATCATTTTAGTTATTTTTTTCAAAAAAAGTTTCGCAACTTTGTCGAATGAGCGCAGTGGCGTCGAAAGAATCGGCGGAAAATTTAAAAATAAAAAAATTATCGGTCGGTTTTTCGACGCAGAGCGCGTCTCAAGCGAAAAAATTACTTGCGCGAGTGAAAATGCGCGAACAATATCGTTCCAGCGGCGATTAACCCATCAAACCGAGATAGCGCCAGTAGGGGATCGCGACGATCAGCGCGACAATGTAGGCGATGGCGTAGATCGGATTGACCCGGCACATGAGCGGGTAAGAAAATCCTTTGCCGTCGGTGGTCGAGTAGGCGAGCATGTGCCAATCGACTTGGTAGGGGAAAAACTAAACTTCCGAGGCGATCAGAATCACCATAGCGATAATCCATGGACTCATGCCGACGTCGACGGACAGCGGCAACAGCGCGACGCACAACGTCACGACTGCCAAGAAGCTGGTGAAGATCAATTTTAGCGCGTAGGTCAACAAGCAAATGACGACAAACAGCCAGGCGGGACTGTCGACGAAGGGGAGAATCAACGGCGAAATGCCGTCGACCAACCATTGATCGATTTTCGCGCCCTTGAGCAGCGCTGGAATGCTCAGGGTCACGCCCATGTGAATCAAAAGCTCCCAGTCGATGCCTTTGCGCATCATGCCCCAGTCGAGGATGCCGGTGTTGACCAACACCGCGAAGGCGATGATGGCGATCCAGGCGCCGTCGATGCCGTGGATCGTAGCCGTGAGCCAGCCGCCGACGGTGAAGCATAACACCGCTAAGCTGATCCATTCCTTGTGCGACAGCGGTCCTAAAATTTCCAACTGAGTTTGCACCATGGTGTAAGAAACGTTGGGTTGGGATTCGGGCCGGAAAAGATAGATGGAAAACGCCAGAACTATGACGATCACCACCAGCGTCGGCGGTAGGGCGGCGATAAACCAGTAGCCCCAAGAAAACTGCGCGCGCACATCGGCGGGCAAGAGGCCCCAAGCGATGAGGCTTGTGGTCGAACCGGTCAAAAACAAAAAGCCGAGTTGGCCTAAACCGAGAAAGCTCGCGGTGAACAAACCGGTGGAGGCTTTCGACGGCGTTTTATAGCCGAGACTCTCGGAAAGATTGACGAGCATCTGGCTGGTGATCACGGTGCGCGCGGTTTGTTGCGGGATCAGCGCCATGACGACCACGCCCATGATGCCGGTGGCGACGATTTGCCAGTAATAACTGAGTGGAAAGAGCTTCACTAAGTGCAACGACAAACGGTAAAACAAACCCGAGCCGGTAATCGCCGCGCCAAGGCCCAACACGCCGAGGGTCATGAACCATGTCGTGCTGGCGAAACCGCCCATGACGGTTTGCGCGGTTTCCAAATTCGCCAATATGATAATCATGGCGTAGGCCAACGCCACGCCGTAGTCCGGCAGCGAGCGAAACACCCAAAAGATCAGCGTCGCGGTGATCAAGCCGAGCATTTTCGTCCCGGCGCCATCGAGACCGATGTCCGGTTGGCCGAACCAAAAATAGATTCCCACCGCCAGCCCCGACACCGCCCCGAACCATTTACTGAACGACGGCGCGCGTAACACGGCGAGAGCACCGCGCCAACCGCCAGTTGTCCCGCTCGCTTGGCTCTCGTCGCTTCCGGCACTTTCTTCGGCGCCGGATTTTTGCCTGTCGGTTTCGCCGTAGTTCCGTTCGGTGGTGTTCTCTTGGGCCAAGATGCTCAGCGCCGAGCGCAGATGATTGATCGCCTTGGCGTATTCTTTTTTTTCTGCCAGGGCTTCGGCCATGCGCCGGTAGCCGACGATCGCTTCGGCGCCGGCCACGCTGCTACTTTTTTGCACCACCACGTCATGAAAGGTTCGATAGGCGCCGGCCACGTCGCCCAGGGCGATCAACGCGTTGCTCTTAAGATTGACTAGACGCGTGTTGGCGAGAATTTGCTCCTGGGGCACGCTATCGAGAATATTTTTTAAAAACAGCGGCGCACTGGTGAGCAGTGCGTCGCCTTGGGCCGCGAGATGGCGCGTCACCGTCGGCCAATCTTGGCTTTGCGTCGCGTGATGCAGCGCTTGCTGCCAATCGCCGAGGGCTTCGAAACGT
This window encodes:
- a CDS encoding cyclic nucleotide-binding domain-containing protein; the protein is MQETHCQPGEAIFKQGDQGDAFYLIQSGAVQVVVDSGAGNSEIVAVLGPKDWFGEMALLSGERRSATIVSVKESMLWRLSREDWEELIEKHPKWLLQFCATLSKRLSLLDRQYSTGREAFNSLAEEFYNSRNGDEQKFFRHAALLGAIEAKTFDQLLHADGFSQLVSDLGNSQFPLIRRLGDDKYELHSFFKDLLLEKLLHVDGVDAKQQLHAQFAERFEALGDWQQALHHATQSQDWPTVTRHLAAQGDALLTSAPLFLKNILDSVPQEQILANTRLVNLKSNALIALGDVAGAYRTFHDVVVQKSSSVAGAEAIVGYRRMAEALAEKKEYAKAINHLRSALSILAQENTTERNYGETDRQKSGAEESAGSDESQASGTTGGWRGALAVLRAPSFSKWFGAVSGLAVGIYFWFGQPDIGLDGAGTKMLGLITATLIFWVFRSLPDYGVALAYAMIIILANLETAQTVMGGFASTTWFMTLGVLGLGAAITGSGLFYRLSLHLVKLFPLSYYWQIVATGIMGVVVMALIPQQTARTVITSQMLVNLSESLGYKTPSKASTGLFTASFLGLGQLGFLFLTGSTTSLIAWGLLPADVRAQFSWGYWFIAALPPTLVVIVIVLAFSIYLFRPESQPNVSYTMVQTQLEILGPLSHKEWISLAVLCFTVGGWLTATIHGIDGAWIAIIAFAVLVNTGILDWGMMRKGIDWELLIHMGVTLSIPALLKGAKIDQWLVDGISPLILPFVDSPAWLFVVICLLTYALKLIFTSFLAVVTLCVALLPLSVDVGMSPWIIAMVILIASEV